A section of the Aminiphilus circumscriptus DSM 16581 genome encodes:
- a CDS encoding methyl-accepting chemotaxis protein, producing the protein MFMKKILKRLQWKFSLGFLLLLVVAVAAVAALAIGTTTSSMYDETAGRAERNALRFLAFLENKKTHALETASLMAADPVLVRAVASGTFEEVRDRAVFLLKASGMEYLVVTDPQGKVLVRAHEPEKRPAPDDSIAGQANIREAMQGRSGAFLEEGKVVRLSVRAGVPLRDESGNLVGALSTGIVASSNSLVKEAKRLFGVEFALSLGKEIVASTFGDGAIPPSMTFAEGTPEARALSEGSTLRGHLTLGGTSFLSCTAPLTGPDGKPLGVVQAALPTTSYENARTAAILRVGLASLAILLVSGGVIFCSVAGFVRPIRTLQRLMAAAGGGDLTVRGIVDTNDEIGELYASFNLMIHHQSRLVGMIKKAVEEMSASSEEMAASLEQVSATAEHISRSIADVAEGVNKGEASVIQASKDLLELSSLLQISRTQAEHALEKSDVTMGTARQGQATVDEAVHLMGNLRDQVRETREVITTLNGYTQQIQTIAGTITGIAKQTNLLALNAAIEASRAGEAGRGFAVVAEEVRKLAEESNRGAADVTTNIVKVGHEATLAVHSMEKSSGEADLGADQIRRSGDALEQILGAVTSTVESVRQILNVAGEEVATSEKIVEIIDSMASIMEKTNDHAHQVASATEQTTAAIETVSTAAEEVAALAQGLHEGTARFKVETDTSALTSEQILQRAKSDHLLWKMRIQYMLEGLETVRPEDVTSHRHCLLGTWYFGPGQELAADPLFTALDEPHKAVHIAAAEAAAAYQEGDLSGARKALRNLEQHSEKVIALLNRLIRRHARRA; encoded by the coding sequence ATGTTCATGAAGAAGATTCTGAAACGCCTGCAGTGGAAATTCTCCCTCGGCTTTCTCCTCCTCCTCGTCGTCGCCGTCGCCGCCGTCGCCGCTCTCGCCATCGGCACCACGACCTCCTCCATGTACGACGAGACGGCAGGCAGGGCGGAACGCAATGCCCTGCGCTTCCTCGCCTTTCTCGAGAACAAGAAGACGCACGCCCTCGAAACGGCCTCGCTGATGGCAGCCGATCCCGTCCTCGTGCGCGCCGTCGCGTCGGGCACCTTCGAGGAGGTGCGTGACCGGGCAGTGTTCCTCCTCAAGGCGAGCGGCATGGAATATCTGGTGGTCACGGACCCCCAGGGGAAGGTTCTCGTCCGCGCCCACGAGCCGGAGAAACGTCCCGCCCCGGACGACAGCATCGCCGGGCAGGCGAATATCCGGGAAGCGATGCAGGGGCGCTCCGGAGCCTTTCTGGAGGAAGGGAAGGTCGTGCGTCTCTCCGTGCGCGCTGGGGTTCCCCTTCGGGACGAGTCGGGTAACCTTGTGGGAGCGCTTTCCACGGGAATCGTGGCGAGCAGCAACAGCCTTGTGAAAGAGGCGAAGCGCCTCTTCGGCGTGGAGTTCGCCCTCTCCCTTGGCAAGGAGATCGTGGCCTCCACCTTTGGAGACGGAGCGATCCCCCCTTCGATGACCTTCGCGGAGGGAACGCCCGAGGCACGCGCTCTTTCCGAGGGGAGCACTCTCCGGGGACACCTCACGCTTGGGGGCACCTCTTTCCTCAGTTGTACTGCACCGCTCACCGGTCCCGACGGCAAACCTCTCGGCGTCGTCCAGGCGGCACTTCCCACCACGTCCTACGAGAATGCCAGGACTGCCGCCATCCTCCGGGTAGGGCTCGCATCCCTGGCGATTCTGCTTGTCTCCGGGGGCGTCATCTTTTGCAGCGTCGCCGGATTCGTGCGCCCCATCAGGACACTCCAGCGCCTCATGGCCGCCGCGGGAGGAGGAGATCTCACGGTACGGGGCATCGTGGACACAAACGACGAAATCGGCGAACTGTACGCCTCCTTCAACCTCATGATCCATCACCAAAGCCGGCTCGTGGGAATGATCAAGAAAGCCGTGGAGGAAATGTCCGCCTCATCGGAGGAAATGGCCGCGTCGCTGGAGCAGGTCTCCGCCACGGCGGAACATATCAGCCGGAGCATTGCCGACGTGGCGGAGGGCGTGAATAAGGGCGAGGCCTCGGTCATTCAGGCTTCCAAGGATCTCCTGGAACTCTCGTCGCTCCTCCAGATATCTCGGACCCAGGCGGAGCACGCTCTGGAAAAGTCCGACGTCACCATGGGCACCGCCAGACAGGGGCAGGCCACCGTGGACGAGGCGGTACATCTCATGGGCAACCTCCGTGACCAGGTTCGGGAGACGCGGGAGGTCATCACCACCCTCAACGGCTATACGCAGCAGATCCAGACCATCGCAGGCACGATCACGGGCATCGCAAAGCAGACAAACCTTCTCGCCCTGAACGCCGCCATCGAGGCGTCCCGGGCGGGTGAGGCGGGGCGCGGCTTCGCCGTCGTCGCCGAAGAAGTGCGCAAGCTCGCCGAGGAATCCAACCGCGGAGCCGCCGACGTGACCACGAACATCGTCAAGGTGGGCCACGAGGCGACCCTTGCCGTGCATTCCATGGAGAAGAGTTCCGGCGAGGCGGACCTGGGAGCGGATCAGATCCGCCGAAGCGGCGACGCACTGGAACAGATCCTCGGCGCCGTGACCTCCACGGTGGAGAGCGTGCGCCAGATCCTCAACGTCGCCGGCGAGGAGGTGGCCACGTCGGAGAAGATCGTGGAGATCATCGACAGCATGGCTTCCATCATGGAGAAGACCAACGATCACGCTCACCAGGTGGCCTCCGCGACAGAACAGACCACCGCGGCCATCGAGACCGTTTCCACCGCCGCGGAAGAGGTGGCCGCCCTGGCCCAGGGACTTCACGAGGGAACGGCCCGCTTCAAGGTGGAGACGGACACGTCCGCCCTCACCTCCGAACAGATTCTCCAGAGAGCCAAATCGGATCACCTTCTCTGGAAGATGCGCATCCAGTATATGCTCGAGGGACTTGAAACGGTGCGCCCCGAGGATGTCACCTCCCATCGGCACTGCCTCCTCGGCACCTGGTATTTCGGCCCGGGACAGGAACTCGCTGCGGACCCGCTTTTCACCGCTCTCGACGAACCCCATAAGGCCGTGCACATTGCCGCGGCGGAAGCGGCCGCGGCCTACCAGGAAGGGGATCTTTCCGGAGCGCGAAAGGCCCTGCGCAACCTGGAACAGCACTCGGAAAAGGTCATCGCACTGTTGAACCGACTCATTCGCCGACATGCCCGGAGGGCATAA
- a CDS encoding ATP-binding protein has protein sequence MTRDEFRRRTYTFNTLEAFAPLREELLALLNRLFPEEGMLLFVAVNEAVNNALFHGRRNGVLHLVTLIVEWTDADVLVVVRDQGPGFPQSPKEFLLHEALALKESGRGLHIMAHCADEVTFSAAGNEVTLRKRRSST, from the coding sequence ATGACGAGAGACGAATTCCGCCGAAGAACCTACACATTCAATACCCTTGAGGCGTTCGCTCCCCTGAGAGAGGAACTCCTTGCATTGCTGAACAGACTTTTCCCCGAAGAGGGCATGCTGCTCTTCGTCGCCGTGAACGAGGCCGTGAACAACGCCCTCTTTCACGGTCGAAGAAATGGCGTTCTTCATCTGGTCACGCTCATCGTGGAATGGACGGATGCGGATGTGCTGGTCGTCGTGCGCGATCAGGGGCCTGGTTTTCCCCAGAGCCCGAAAGAATTTCTCCTTCACGAGGCGCTGGCGCTGAAGGAATCGGGACGCGGACTTCACATCATGGCCCACTGCGCCGACGAGGTCACGTTCAGTGCCGCCGGAAACGAGGTGACGCTGCGAAAACGCCGCTCCTCCACATGA
- a CDS encoding MoaD/ThiS family protein, whose amino-acid sequence MTFFSLIRDMTKERQIELPPAPSVKTLLHVLADRYGDAFRTKVLEGDDVSGELIVLVNGRHIAHTGGGDTPLKDGDEISIFPVVGGG is encoded by the coding sequence GTGACGTTCTTCAGTCTGATCCGGGACATGACGAAGGAGCGGCAGATCGAGCTCCCTCCGGCTCCGTCCGTAAAAACTCTTCTGCACGTCCTGGCCGACCGGTACGGCGACGCGTTCCGCACGAAAGTCCTCGAAGGGGACGACGTCTCGGGAGAACTCATCGTTCTCGTGAACGGCCGCCACATCGCCCACACGGGAGGCGGCGACACGCCTCTCAAGGATGGCGACGAAATCTCCATCTTCCCCGTGGTGGGCGGAGGCTGA
- a CDS encoding aldehyde ferredoxin oxidoreductase family protein: MSKALLRVNLSTGTIAREELRQEWLKDFIGGRGYATRLLYEELTPKVDPLSPENKLVFALGPLSGTNVPTGGRYMVVTKSPLTGLIASSNSGGFWGAELARAGYAYLVLEGKAEKPAYLWIKDDTVELRDASELWGKDVDVTTDALIQAVGDDKAKVACIGPAGEQLSLIACVMNDKHRAAGRSGVGAVMGSKNLKAVVVRGSGTVTPAAPEALKETLRGVMQKIKEHGVTGQGLPTYGTAVLVNVVNGIGSYPYKNFQSAYMTEAEKQAGETLAEKYLTGKRGCFACPIACGRVTKVDDLEGEGPEYESIWCFGGDCGIEELPAIIKANFLCNKLGLDTISAGTTIAAAMELYEKGHLPEAELEGGPALRFGSEEALLYWVEKMGRAQGLGKKLALGSYRLCEAFGHPEFSISVKKQELPAYDPRGVQGIGLTYAVSNRGACHVRGYLISPEVLGVPQKLDPWEIEGKAQWGKIFHDLTAVIDSTGMCLFTSFALGADDYATILRNVTGLERTTEEIMACGDRIWNLERLFNLREGLDPAKDDTLPKRLLEEPIPEGPAKGKLSRVKEIIPEYYTLRGWDAQGIPTKEKLAELGLSL; this comes from the coding sequence ATGTCCAAGGCATTGCTGCGAGTGAACCTTTCCACGGGAACCATCGCGCGCGAGGAACTCCGCCAGGAGTGGCTGAAGGATTTCATCGGCGGCAGAGGATACGCCACGCGCCTCCTTTACGAGGAGCTGACGCCGAAGGTCGATCCCCTTTCTCCGGAGAACAAGCTCGTCTTCGCCCTCGGCCCCCTGAGCGGCACCAACGTTCCTACGGGAGGACGCTATATGGTCGTCACCAAAAGCCCTCTCACGGGGCTCATCGCCTCGAGCAACAGCGGGGGGTTCTGGGGAGCCGAACTAGCCCGGGCGGGCTATGCCTATCTCGTCCTGGAGGGCAAGGCCGAAAAGCCCGCGTACCTCTGGATCAAGGACGACACGGTGGAACTCCGGGACGCGTCGGAACTCTGGGGCAAGGACGTGGACGTCACCACGGACGCGCTCATCCAAGCGGTGGGGGACGACAAGGCCAAGGTGGCCTGCATCGGCCCCGCGGGAGAACAACTCTCCCTCATCGCCTGCGTGATGAACGACAAGCACCGCGCCGCCGGACGGAGCGGCGTGGGAGCCGTCATGGGATCCAAAAATCTCAAGGCCGTGGTCGTCCGGGGCTCGGGCACCGTGACCCCAGCCGCTCCGGAGGCGCTCAAGGAAACTCTTCGTGGCGTCATGCAGAAGATCAAGGAACACGGCGTCACCGGCCAGGGGCTTCCCACCTACGGCACGGCGGTGCTCGTGAACGTGGTGAACGGGATCGGCAGCTATCCCTACAAGAACTTCCAGAGCGCTTACATGACCGAGGCGGAGAAACAGGCCGGAGAGACCCTGGCGGAGAAATACCTCACGGGAAAGCGCGGCTGTTTCGCCTGCCCCATCGCCTGCGGACGGGTGACGAAAGTGGACGATCTCGAGGGCGAGGGCCCCGAGTACGAGTCCATCTGGTGCTTCGGCGGTGACTGCGGCATCGAGGAACTCCCCGCGATCATCAAGGCGAATTTCCTCTGCAACAAACTCGGGTTGGATACGATCAGCGCGGGAACCACCATCGCCGCCGCCATGGAACTCTACGAGAAGGGCCATCTTCCCGAGGCGGAACTCGAAGGCGGCCCGGCGCTCCGGTTCGGCTCGGAAGAGGCACTTCTGTACTGGGTCGAGAAGATGGGCCGCGCCCAAGGACTCGGCAAGAAGCTCGCCCTGGGAAGCTACCGCCTCTGCGAGGCCTTCGGCCATCCCGAGTTCTCCATCTCCGTGAAAAAACAGGAGCTTCCCGCCTATGACCCCCGAGGCGTCCAGGGGATCGGCCTCACCTATGCGGTGAGCAACCGCGGCGCCTGCCATGTTCGGGGCTACCTCATCTCGCCGGAAGTCCTTGGCGTACCCCAGAAGCTCGATCCCTGGGAGATCGAGGGCAAGGCCCAGTGGGGCAAGATCTTCCACGATCTCACCGCCGTCATCGACTCCACGGGCATGTGCCTCTTCACCTCCTTCGCCCTCGGCGCCGACGACTACGCGACGATCCTCCGGAACGTGACGGGGCTGGAGCGAACCACCGAGGAGATCATGGCCTGCGGCGACCGCATCTGGAACCTGGAGCGTCTCTTCAACCTCCGGGAGGGTCTGGACCCTGCCAAGGACGACACGCTGCCGAAACGCCTCCTGGAAGAACCCATTCCCGAGGGCCCCGCAAAGGGCAAACTGAGCCGGGTGAAAGAAATCATCCCCGAGTATTACACGCTCCGAGGATGGGATGCCCAGGGCATTCCCACGAAGGAGAAGCTCGCCGAACTCGGGCTTTCCCTCTGA
- a CDS encoding radical SAM protein has protein sequence MNDFPMDSTSGARFSLEDSIIFIPRDRRLRKLYLELSSRCNLFCPMCFRLFRKDGEGDLDWNVYENLLQSVGDFPHLETFHFAGLGEPLVHPRFLDAVRCAKARGLRVSLTTNGTLVTREMARELVALGVDAVDISFEAEQALLPGRETLAAAHLETFRMLQEEKKRAGRLLPELRAAFVLTRSNVDHAADIPATLSSVGVTVLSMSNLVPLTKELTQLVLYPLSLEEEARLQRKIFVACQRAGVTALLPRFALSSEKHCNFVRSESAVIRSDGAVVPCYRLAHTYPEWVLGREKSVVAASFGSLKERSLPAIWDDERYVSFRWRLRRALYASCLDCHLLPVCEYPKTTESDCWGDSPACSDCLWDRNLVRCP, from the coding sequence GTGAACGATTTCCCCATGGACTCCACGTCGGGGGCCCGATTTTCTCTGGAAGACAGCATCATCTTCATTCCACGGGACCGACGTCTCCGGAAGCTCTATCTCGAGCTGAGCTCCCGGTGCAATCTGTTTTGCCCCATGTGCTTCCGCCTCTTCCGGAAGGACGGCGAGGGTGATCTGGACTGGAACGTCTACGAAAATCTTCTTCAGTCCGTCGGCGATTTTCCCCACCTGGAGACCTTTCACTTCGCCGGACTCGGAGAACCACTGGTGCATCCGCGCTTTCTCGACGCGGTACGCTGCGCCAAGGCGCGGGGCCTGCGCGTCTCCCTCACCACAAACGGAACGCTCGTGACCCGGGAGATGGCCCGCGAACTGGTGGCGCTCGGCGTGGACGCGGTGGACATTTCCTTCGAGGCGGAACAGGCGCTCCTTCCCGGGCGGGAGACCCTGGCGGCGGCACATCTGGAAACGTTCCGCATGCTCCAGGAAGAGAAAAAACGCGCCGGGCGTTTGCTTCCGGAACTCCGTGCCGCCTTCGTCCTCACCAGATCCAATGTGGACCATGCGGCGGATATCCCCGCAACGCTCTCCTCCGTGGGAGTGACGGTGCTCTCCATGAGCAATCTCGTTCCCCTGACGAAAGAATTGACGCAACTCGTCCTCTATCCCCTCTCCCTGGAGGAGGAGGCGCGACTTCAGCGGAAGATTTTCGTCGCCTGTCAACGGGCGGGCGTGACGGCCCTGCTGCCAAGATTCGCCCTTTCCTCGGAAAAGCACTGCAATTTCGTGCGCTCCGAAAGCGCCGTGATCCGTTCCGACGGCGCCGTGGTGCCCTGCTACCGGCTGGCCCACACCTATCCCGAATGGGTCCTTGGGCGAGAAAAGAGCGTGGTGGCCGCCTCCTTCGGTTCCCTGAAAGAACGTTCCCTCCCAGCGATCTGGGACGACGAGCGCTACGTAAGTTTCCGGTGGCGCCTCCGGCGGGCTCTCTACGCCTCCTGCCTGGACTGCCACCTGCTTCCCGTGTGCGAATATCCCAAAACCACCGAGAGTGACTGCTGGGGTGATTCTCCGGCATGCAGCGACTGTCTCTGGGACCGCAATCTCGTGCGGTGCCCCTGA
- a CDS encoding Hsp20/alpha crystallin family protein: protein MKNLVRYSRPAPMSLMPEVDEFFRSFSDLFNAANTSLPVEMYEENGEVVVSLDVPGIDPDKIEVRAFPDRLLVRSSQETAEECPEGRTYHCRKRATKVNYSIAVPAEVDPEKVRASVKNGVMTIRLARKERDEGRVVEIKNE, encoded by the coding sequence ATGAAAAATCTTGTACGGTATTCCAGACCAGCGCCCATGAGTCTCATGCCCGAGGTTGACGAGTTCTTCAGGAGTTTTTCGGATCTCTTCAATGCGGCGAACACGTCCCTGCCGGTGGAGATGTACGAAGAGAACGGCGAAGTGGTCGTTTCCTTGGATGTGCCGGGAATCGATCCCGACAAGATCGAGGTTCGGGCTTTTCCCGATCGGCTCCTCGTCCGGTCGAGCCAGGAGACGGCGGAGGAGTGCCCCGAAGGACGGACCTACCACTGTCGGAAACGGGCGACGAAGGTCAACTACAGCATTGCCGTGCCCGCAGAGGTGGATCCCGAAAAGGTGCGGGCTTCCGTGAAGAACGGCGTCATGACAATCCGTCTTGCCCGGAAGGAGCGCGACGAGGGGCGGGTTGTGGAAATCAAAAACGAGTGA
- the aroF gene encoding 3-deoxy-7-phosphoheptulonate synthase, giving the protein MMILEVDRSCPKGDMARMIQRAEERGCYARLVPCEDVYFILVDARVEEMASLAADTRVRRVVETKSSFPLASRDLWSGTRPVEVAPGISVGGSGAVVMAGPCSVESREQILETAFAVKDSGAAILRGGAFKPRSNPYSFQGMGNEGIRLLCEARKETGLPLVTEVMEAESVGLLLPFVDIFQVGTRNMQNYSLLKELGKVDKPVLLKRGMSASIDEWLQAAEYILAGGNFRVILCERGIRTFETRTRNTLDLSAIPVVKSLSHLPVVVDPSHGTGHRHLVAPMSLAALAAGADGLIVEVHSDPDKALSDGPQSLNPAQFGTLMGQIEGMLSALGRNVLRADGLETASRRGCGEIPLATPVVSGAI; this is encoded by the coding sequence ATGATGATTCTGGAAGTGGACCGCAGCTGCCCCAAGGGAGACATGGCACGAATGATCCAGCGCGCGGAGGAGCGCGGGTGCTACGCTCGGCTCGTTCCCTGCGAGGACGTGTACTTCATTCTCGTGGACGCCCGCGTGGAGGAGATGGCGAGCCTCGCCGCCGATACTCGGGTGCGTCGCGTGGTGGAGACGAAGAGTTCCTTTCCGCTGGCGAGCCGGGATCTCTGGAGCGGCACCCGCCCCGTGGAAGTCGCGCCGGGGATCTCCGTGGGCGGGAGCGGTGCGGTGGTCATGGCCGGTCCCTGCTCGGTGGAGAGCCGGGAGCAGATCCTGGAGACCGCCTTCGCCGTGAAGGACTCCGGCGCGGCGATTCTGCGGGGCGGGGCGTTCAAGCCCCGGTCTAACCCCTACTCCTTCCAGGGCATGGGCAACGAGGGCATCCGTCTGCTCTGCGAGGCCCGGAAGGAGACGGGGCTTCCTCTGGTGACGGAGGTCATGGAGGCCGAATCGGTGGGGCTGCTCCTTCCCTTCGTGGACATCTTTCAGGTGGGGACCAGAAACATGCAGAACTACTCCCTCCTCAAGGAACTGGGCAAGGTGGACAAGCCGGTCCTTCTCAAGCGGGGCATGTCCGCCTCCATCGACGAGTGGCTCCAGGCGGCGGAGTACATCCTCGCGGGGGGCAACTTCCGGGTCATCCTCTGCGAACGGGGCATCCGCACCTTCGAGACCCGCACGCGGAACACGCTGGATCTCTCCGCCATTCCGGTGGTGAAGTCCCTGAGCCATCTTCCCGTGGTGGTGGACCCCAGTCACGGCACGGGGCACCGACACCTGGTGGCGCCCATGTCCCTCGCGGCGCTCGCGGCGGGGGCGGACGGTCTTATCGTGGAGGTGCACTCCGATCCCGACAAGGCACTCTCCGACGGTCCCCAGTCCCTCAACCCCGCCCAGTTCGGGACGCTCATGGGGCAGATCGAGGGAATGCTCTCCGCCCTCGGGCGGAACGTTCTCCGGGCGGACGGCCTGGAAACGGCATCCCGCCGGGGGTGCGGAGAAATACCGCTGGCAACGCCGGTGGTTTCGGGAGCGATCTGA
- a CDS encoding prephenate dehydrogenase: MRMKQAHVGILGLGLLGGSLALRLGGSGGVRRVSGWDADPAVRAEAARKGIAHVPEHLEDMLCGVDVLIFAVPMRSLEEANRRVLGALRRNAGIGFSEWPDLAPMEPLEGPRVVMDLSSAKVEPGELLRGAWRSRYVGFHPMAGKENGGIANATPDLFEGACCAVVPFAETSEEALAVAEELALLLGAGAVRIDPAEHDAIVATVSHLPLLTAAAMVLTAKAEGKSHAALAALAAGGFRDATRVASGPAWLGTDMVDANGDQIRRVAERFIASLKEMLALPKKELEALLAEAANARDGLVTVVHKGRAA, translated from the coding sequence ATGCGGATGAAACAGGCACATGTGGGTATTCTCGGATTGGGACTTCTGGGTGGATCTCTCGCGCTGCGGCTCGGCGGATCGGGAGGAGTGCGGCGGGTTTCCGGATGGGATGCGGATCCGGCGGTGCGGGCCGAGGCGGCTCGAAAGGGTATCGCCCATGTACCGGAACATCTGGAGGACATGCTGTGCGGTGTGGACGTTCTCATCTTCGCCGTTCCCATGCGTTCCCTGGAGGAAGCGAATCGCCGGGTTCTCGGAGCGCTCCGGCGGAACGCCGGAATCGGTTTCTCCGAATGGCCGGACCTGGCTCCAATGGAACCCCTTGAGGGACCCCGGGTCGTGATGGATCTTTCCAGCGCCAAGGTGGAGCCGGGAGAGCTGCTCCGCGGAGCCTGGAGGAGCCGTTACGTGGGGTTCCACCCCATGGCGGGAAAAGAAAACGGCGGCATTGCCAACGCCACGCCGGATCTTTTCGAGGGGGCCTGCTGCGCGGTGGTGCCTTTTGCGGAGACCTCCGAAGAGGCCTTGGCTGTGGCAGAGGAACTCGCGCTCCTTCTCGGCGCCGGTGCTGTGCGGATCGATCCCGCCGAACACGATGCCATCGTCGCCACAGTGAGCCATCTCCCTCTTCTGACGGCTGCGGCCATGGTGCTCACGGCAAAGGCGGAGGGAAAATCCCACGCGGCCCTCGCGGCCCTCGCCGCCGGAGGATTCCGGGATGCCACGAGAGTGGCCTCCGGTCCGGCCTGGCTGGGGACGGACATGGTGGATGCCAACGGAGACCAGATCCGGCGCGTGGCGGAGCGGTTCATCGCCTCCCTGAAGGAGATGCTCGCCCTGCCGAAGAAGGAGCTGGAGGCCCTTCTCGCCGAGGCCGCGAATGCCCGGGATGGTCTGGTGACGGTGGTCCATAAGGGGAGGGCCGCATGA
- the aroA gene encoding 3-phosphoshikimate 1-carboxyvinyltransferase translates to MRRVVPAHSVQGTVTLPGDKSISHRAALLGALSVEGVTVTNFSGGADCASTLACLEKMGVMVRRCDPGTVYVAKNEAFLEPGDVLDAGNSGTTARTLCGLLAGVPGLYAVLSGDESLRRRPMGRVVDPLRVMGARIDGRAGGASLPLCIKGTRLTGGTHRLQIASAQVKTALLLSGLSASEPTTVVEPLGTRDHTERLFDFLGIPCTRRDDAITIFPCEEVKGGAWRIPGDVSAAAFWLVAAAILPDSGVHLPGCGLNPTRTGMLSVLRRMGLAVEVTEEDCSGGEPVGDLLVRSASLEGTKVFPEEIPSLVDELPVLAVAATQAKGITEIRGAKELRVKECDRIAAMAEGLRTLGADVEELEDGWILRGPVRLSGGRVRSFGDHRIAMAFAVAGLAATGPVEIDDSACVDISYPDFFETLETLVCRGCAVS, encoded by the coding sequence ATGAGGCGCGTCGTTCCCGCTCACTCCGTCCAGGGGACCGTGACGCTTCCCGGGGACAAGTCCATCTCCCATCGGGCGGCTCTTCTCGGCGCCCTGTCGGTGGAGGGCGTGACGGTGACAAATTTCTCCGGAGGTGCGGATTGTGCGTCCACACTCGCCTGTCTGGAGAAGATGGGGGTGATGGTCCGTCGTTGCGATCCGGGAACGGTGTACGTCGCCAAAAACGAGGCGTTTCTGGAGCCTGGGGATGTGCTTGACGCGGGCAACTCCGGGACGACGGCGAGAACGCTCTGCGGTCTTTTGGCGGGTGTTCCGGGCCTCTACGCGGTGCTCTCGGGAGACGAAAGCCTGCGGCGGCGACCCATGGGACGTGTGGTGGACCCTCTCCGGGTCATGGGCGCCCGCATCGACGGGCGCGCCGGCGGCGCCTCGCTGCCGCTCTGCATCAAGGGGACGCGCCTTACGGGAGGAACGCATCGCCTGCAGATCGCAAGCGCTCAGGTAAAGACCGCCCTCCTGCTCTCGGGGCTCTCCGCCTCGGAACCCACCACTGTCGTGGAGCCCCTTGGAACGCGGGACCACACGGAGCGGCTTTTTGATTTCCTCGGCATTCCCTGTACCAGGCGGGACGATGCCATCACGATCTTTCCCTGCGAAGAGGTGAAGGGGGGGGCATGGCGCATTCCCGGGGATGTCTCCGCCGCGGCGTTCTGGCTCGTGGCGGCGGCTATCCTTCCGGATTCGGGGGTGCACCTTCCCGGATGCGGGCTCAACCCGACCCGGACGGGAATGCTTTCTGTGCTCCGGCGCATGGGGCTCGCCGTCGAGGTGACGGAAGAAGACTGCTCCGGCGGGGAGCCCGTGGGGGATCTCCTGGTACGGAGTGCTTCCCTCGAAGGGACGAAGGTGTTTCCCGAGGAAATTCCTTCCCTTGTGGACGAACTGCCCGTGCTGGCCGTGGCGGCTACCCAGGCGAAGGGGATCACGGAGATTCGCGGCGCGAAGGAGCTTCGGGTGAAGGAGTGCGATCGCATCGCCGCCATGGCGGAGGGATTGAGGACGCTCGGAGCGGATGTGGAGGAGCTGGAGGACGGATGGATCCTCCGCGGGCCGGTGCGCCTTTCCGGAGGGCGGGTGCGCAGTTTCGGCGATCACCGCATCGCCATGGCCTTTGCCGTGGCGGGGCTCGCCGCGACGGGACCGGTGGAGATCGACGATTCCGCCTGCGTGGACATCTCCTATCCCGATTTTTTCGAGACCCTGGAAACTCTTGTCTGCCGGGGGTGTGCCGTCTCATGA